In a genomic window of Gloeocapsopsis dulcis:
- a CDS encoding serine/threonine-protein kinase codes for MSGLFTYSAKKALRHSEYHVLGIVGQGQFGRVFCAIHRSTGQLVALKELERQSTHKFLRELRFLLSLAHPNIITFQALEYTQTKRYLVMDYCEGGTLRSLIQSKIQLSLAERLKLITDVLAGLGHAHSRGIIHRDIKPENILLNLHTTGWIARISDFGIARLSQELYGCALDDIGSSAYMAPERFYGEYSPASDLYAVGILLFELMVGHRPFSGTPKDLMLAHLNQLIKVPDTIPFLLRSTILTALQKLPARRFTSAAQMLRSIQLAAEVYGLAQEAIPLAKPAVSLSVCPSVTTQQEPLRVLVTSLVVESQQVYQAYGSQIFCQTYTSDALAKDALHQWQIQLNAPVQTLIPRPQGCFAVTQKRLHNCFVYSIYCLPRTYCPTFGKQSECSLEQYRLLSFECINSAIAIAPQGQWIAIAKTVAPRLLEQTTFQILKLPSLQPIKPPQNCRFPLQLIPLDSRYGIVVSTQLENEVAGSAGTVFEVFSRRGSFVGVLNLPISLRLVTLSATFPYRLLAIDQNNPSSALLIDLKPFRVFRIELEISPAFVVATYWGYVIADRQGKIVLLDRDGKNIGSFRVPATPSAIATFEDYGLLIATWSGDRGTLDKVDLRQLHRD; via the coding sequence ATGAGTGGACTTTTCACATATTCTGCTAAAAAAGCACTGCGGCACTCAGAGTACCACGTTTTAGGTATAGTTGGACAAGGACAATTCGGGCGCGTTTTCTGCGCCATTCACCGCAGCACTGGACAACTAGTCGCGCTCAAAGAGCTTGAACGGCAATCTACCCACAAATTTTTGCGGGAGTTACGCTTTTTATTGAGCTTAGCGCATCCCAACATTATCACCTTTCAAGCTTTAGAATATACCCAGACTAAACGTTACCTGGTAATGGATTATTGCGAGGGAGGTACTTTACGCAGTCTGATTCAATCAAAAATTCAATTAAGCTTAGCTGAGCGCTTAAAGTTAATTACCGATGTCCTAGCAGGTCTTGGACATGCTCATAGCCGTGGTATTATCCACCGTGATATTAAGCCAGAGAATATATTGCTAAACTTGCATACTACGGGTTGGATAGCCCGAATTTCTGATTTTGGGATTGCTCGGCTTAGTCAGGAACTTTACGGTTGCGCTCTGGATGATATCGGCTCATCAGCATATATGGCTCCAGAAAGGTTTTATGGTGAGTACTCACCTGCCTCTGATCTTTACGCAGTTGGAATCTTATTATTTGAACTAATGGTAGGACATCGACCTTTTTCGGGTACGCCTAAAGACTTGATGTTAGCTCACCTGAATCAACTCATCAAGGTGCCAGATACAATCCCATTCTTGCTGCGTTCAACAATTTTGACGGCACTGCAAAAATTACCTGCTCGTCGATTTACTTCTGCTGCCCAGATGTTAAGGTCTATTCAACTAGCTGCTGAGGTGTACGGTTTAGCACAGGAAGCCATTCCTCTTGCAAAACCAGCCGTTTCTTTATCAGTCTGTCCCTCAGTTACGACTCAACAAGAACCATTGCGGGTTTTAGTGACAAGTCTGGTAGTTGAGTCTCAGCAGGTCTATCAAGCTTATGGATCGCAAATTTTCTGCCAAACCTATACAAGTGATGCATTAGCTAAAGACGCTTTACACCAATGGCAAATACAGTTAAATGCTCCGGTGCAGACACTTATACCACGACCTCAAGGATGCTTTGCAGTAACTCAGAAGCGCTTACATAACTGTTTTGTGTATTCGATTTACTGCTTACCCAGAACCTATTGCCCTACTTTTGGTAAACAATCCGAGTGTTCTTTAGAGCAGTACCGATTACTATCATTTGAGTGTATAAATTCAGCGATCGCAATAGCTCCTCAAGGACAGTGGATTGCGATCGCCAAAACCGTAGCACCTAGGTTGTTAGAACAGACAACATTCCAGATTTTGAAGTTGCCTAGTTTACAACCAATCAAGCCACCTCAAAACTGTCGTTTTCCATTGCAATTGATACCCCTCGACAGTCGTTATGGTATTGTGGTTTCTACTCAGCTAGAAAATGAAGTAGCTGGAAGTGCTGGTACTGTTTTTGAGGTTTTTAGTCGTCGAGGTAGCTTTGTGGGTGTCTTAAACTTACCAATATCCTTACGTCTAGTTACGCTCAGTGCTACGTTTCCTTATCGACTTCTCGCTATCGATCAAAACAATCCCAGTTCAGCCCTACTGATTGATTTAAAACCATTTAGAGTATTTAGAATTGAGTTGGAGATATCTCCAGCGTTTGTCGTTGCGACTTATTGGGGCTACGTCATTGCAGATAGACAAGGAAAGATAGTACTGCTCGATCGCGATGGCAAAAATATTGGTAGCTTTAGAGTACCTGCAACTCCTAGCGCGATCGCCACATTTGAAGATTATGGACTCTTAATTGCAACTTGGTCAGGCGATCGCGGTACTTTGGATAAGGTTGACTTGAGGCAGTTGCATCGAGACTAA
- a CDS encoding V4R domain-containing protein, whose translation MVVTSTNMVVTAKQKLAFKLEHSLKQKYPKKHDHYSFDDFFHFQPDVGTVTDWNETRNIFTSEDFIIGLIEGLEEEVGSASTVVMYNIGYQWGSKDASFFQQWFEKEYEKSVSEVNSAFLLEAWWWPFVAQGWGNWEVDMSDQKNGFTFVNIFDSAVARTLGDVGKPVCHLYAGLFAGFFSDLVKKPLSCIEIQCYSMGETYCKFLLGKQDRIDAATFWQNEGATARDIEKRLQSGERLR comes from the coding sequence ATGGTCGTTACTTCTACAAACATGGTTGTCACTGCTAAACAGAAGCTTGCTTTCAAATTAGAACATTCTCTAAAACAAAAGTACCCCAAAAAGCACGATCATTATAGTTTTGATGATTTTTTCCATTTTCAACCTGATGTCGGAACAGTTACTGACTGGAATGAAACCCGTAATATTTTTACTAGCGAAGATTTCATCATCGGTTTAATAGAGGGCTTAGAAGAAGAAGTAGGTAGTGCTTCCACAGTAGTCATGTACAACATTGGCTACCAGTGGGGTAGTAAAGATGCCAGTTTTTTCCAGCAATGGTTTGAAAAGGAGTACGAGAAGAGCGTTAGTGAAGTCAATTCAGCGTTCCTGCTAGAGGCTTGGTGGTGGCCTTTCGTTGCCCAAGGATGGGGAAACTGGGAAGTAGACATGAGTGACCAGAAGAATGGATTTACGTTTGTCAACATCTTTGATTCAGCAGTCGCGCGTACTTTAGGTGATGTTGGTAAACCCGTGTGTCATCTATATGCAGGTTTGTTTGCTGGATTTTTTAGTGATTTAGTAAAAAAACCGTTAAGCTGTATCGAAATCCAATGCTACTCGATGGGCGAAACCTACTGTAAATTTCTCCTGGGTAAACAAGATCGCATTGATGCCGCAACCTTTTGGCAGAACGAAGGTGCTACAGCACGAGACATTGAAAAGCGACTGCAGAGTGGGGAGCGACTGAGATGA
- a CDS encoding helix-turn-helix domain-containing protein has protein sequence MSTNVSNIYFELLQKFPPRPIKSEAERQVVQEVVDSLLDGEITPEEQEYLNLLGILIYEYEEKSIAIPDLSGVELLKALIDEFGLKQKDLISIFKTESIVSAILNGKRKFTVEHIEKLAEFFHVSPAVFFPQPSAIAPRSSK, from the coding sequence ATGTCTACTAATGTATCTAATATCTATTTTGAACTTTTACAAAAATTCCCGCCTCGCCCAATCAAATCAGAGGCAGAACGACAAGTTGTTCAAGAAGTCGTTGATAGTTTACTGGATGGTGAGATAACACCAGAAGAACAAGAATATCTGAACCTATTAGGAATTCTTATTTATGAATACGAAGAAAAATCTATAGCAATTCCAGATTTAAGTGGTGTTGAGTTACTAAAAGCATTAATCGATGAATTTGGTCTTAAACAAAAAGATCTCATTTCTATTTTTAAAACTGAATCCATCGTATCTGCAATTCTCAATGGAAAACGTAAATTTACTGTAGAACACATCGAAAAATTAGCTGAGTTTTTTCATGTTTCTCCCGCTGTTTTCTTTCCTCAACCATCAGCAATAGCACCACGTTCTAGCAAGTAA
- a CDS encoding 2Fe-2S iron-sulfur cluster-binding protein: MVKIVKLEPTTQETVLRTNDNLLTGVLEQELNILPECDGRGMCSTCHVYIKEGMESLSPLNRREKRTLEAIATAQPNSRLACQARVMGEGVVIEIPSGVHVNAIDDIEALIGRRAEQNILHPLSGKVLVEAGKLITRSMISQLQETRTSVGDFLARTREA; this comes from the coding sequence ATGGTCAAAATTGTCAAGCTAGAACCTACTACTCAAGAGACAGTACTCAGAACCAACGACAACCTTCTAACTGGCGTACTGGAACAAGAATTAAATATTCTTCCAGAGTGTGACGGCAGAGGCATGTGCTCTACCTGTCATGTTTACATCAAAGAAGGCATGGAAAGTCTTTCTCCGCTTAATCGTCGAGAGAAGCGGACACTAGAGGCGATCGCGACAGCTCAACCGAATTCTCGCCTTGCCTGCCAAGCGCGAGTCATGGGTGAAGGTGTTGTGATTGAGATCCCTTCTGGAGTGCATGTTAACGCAATTGATGATATTGAAGCACTGATTGGTCGCCGTGCAGAGCAAAATATCCTTCATCCCCTTAGCGGCAAGGTTTTGGTGGAAGCTGGTAAGTTGATTACCCGTTCTATGATTAGCCAACTCCAGGAGACTCGCACTTCCGTAGGAGATTTTCTTGCCCGCACCCGTGAAGCTTAA
- the glnT gene encoding type III glutamate--ammonia ligase, with the protein MGSTAVTTTLTRGKALAELAKELQLDFFLVSYTDLLGGTRAKLVPAAKMTAVEIDGACFAPFASNLGLGPDAHDIAAVPDPNSLIVLPWQPNVGWLASDVYLDGEPFAASPRVIFKKVLQQCENLGYSYKTGVEAEFFLLKKSEQGYQIADPQDTAARPCYDQLNLMRQFELISTLVGYMEELGWEPYQCDHEDANGQFEINWTYSDALTTCDRHVFFKYMVKTLAEQRGLTATFMPKPFSQLTGNGAHIHMSLWNDGQNIFADVSEEMGLSNIAYEFLAGVLSHSRGLAALCSPTINSYRRIGAITTASGSTWSPRYISYGGNNRTHMIRIPEGGRFECRLVDGAANLYLALAGILAAGIEGMAKHLTAGKRLDENMFVRGLEFSDLQTLPTSLLEALQCLEKDALLMQTLGEQAAKTFLDFKYQEWNSYNAQVTIWEVEQYVNC; encoded by the coding sequence ATGGGGAGTACGGCAGTGACGACAACCTTGACACGAGGCAAAGCCCTAGCCGAGTTAGCCAAAGAATTGCAACTCGATTTTTTTCTTGTATCTTATACTGACTTGTTGGGAGGAACCCGTGCTAAGCTCGTTCCTGCTGCAAAAATGACAGCAGTAGAAATCGATGGAGCTTGCTTTGCGCCATTTGCCAGTAATCTGGGGTTAGGTCCTGATGCCCATGATATTGCTGCTGTACCCGATCCCAATTCGCTGATCGTGCTACCGTGGCAACCAAATGTGGGTTGGTTGGCAAGTGATGTGTATTTAGATGGCGAACCGTTTGCTGCATCGCCGCGCGTGATTTTCAAAAAAGTATTGCAACAGTGTGAAAACTTGGGTTATAGCTACAAAACCGGAGTTGAGGCTGAATTTTTCTTACTTAAAAAGAGCGAACAAGGTTATCAAATTGCTGATCCTCAAGATACCGCCGCACGCCCTTGCTACGATCAGTTGAACTTGATGCGGCAATTTGAATTAATCTCCACACTCGTGGGATACATGGAAGAATTAGGCTGGGAACCTTATCAGTGCGACCATGAAGATGCGAATGGTCAATTTGAAATCAACTGGACTTATAGTGATGCATTGACGACGTGCGATCGCCATGTGTTTTTTAAGTACATGGTCAAAACTTTAGCAGAACAACGCGGTTTAACTGCCACATTCATGCCCAAACCATTTAGCCAGCTGACTGGAAACGGCGCACACATTCATATGAGTTTGTGGAATGATGGTCAAAATATCTTTGCCGACGTCAGCGAAGAAATGGGACTATCAAACATAGCCTACGAATTTCTAGCTGGTGTTCTGTCGCATAGTCGTGGATTAGCCGCACTCTGTAGCCCGACAATCAATTCATACCGCCGCATTGGTGCGATAACAACTGCATCGGGTAGCACTTGGAGTCCTCGCTATATTTCCTACGGTGGAAACAATCGTACACACATGATTCGCATTCCCGAAGGTGGGCGCTTTGAATGTCGTCTTGTCGATGGTGCAGCAAACCTTTATCTTGCTTTAGCTGGAATCTTAGCAGCAGGAATAGAAGGGATGGCAAAACATCTTACAGCAGGGAAACGCTTGGATGAAAATATGTTTGTTCGGGGTTTAGAATTTTCAGACTTGCAAACACTGCCGACAAGTTTACTCGAAGCACTGCAATGTTTAGAAAAAGATGCTTTACTGATGCAAACTTTAGGAGAACAAGCCGCAAAAACCTTCCTCGACTTCAAATACCAGGAGTGGAATAGTTACAATGCGCAAGTGACAATCTGGGAAGTCGAGCAGTATGTCAACTGCTAA
- a CDS encoding gamma-glutamyl-gamma-aminobutyrate hydrolase family protein produces the protein MMQPPIIGITTSGHAHTSSYCLPSSYVAAVKAAGGVVLLIPPGEPEASHVILQRIDGLIFSGGGDIDPAIYNGAMHPTIYNVDPERDHAEIALAQVALTSDIPILGICRGLEVLAVATGGTLIPHLPDEYGEVVTHRAEQLLSIQHSVDLIPDSRLVQEVIGAIAVDVISWHHQAVRTVSPEWRVTGWAADGVIEALEHKYHPWAIALQWHPELSSSIDPLQHRIFEAFVAATRQAAMANREY, from the coding sequence ATGATGCAGCCTCCCATTATTGGTATCACAACCTCTGGTCACGCTCACACTAGTAGTTATTGCCTACCTAGTTCTTATGTAGCAGCTGTTAAAGCTGCTGGTGGAGTAGTACTGTTAATTCCTCCAGGTGAACCAGAAGCAAGTCATGTTATTTTGCAAAGGATTGATGGATTGATTTTCTCCGGTGGGGGAGACATTGACCCAGCAATTTACAATGGTGCAATGCATCCGACAATTTATAACGTCGATCCCGAACGCGATCACGCCGAAATTGCTTTAGCGCAAGTCGCTTTAACCTCTGATATTCCTATACTCGGTATTTGTCGTGGTTTAGAAGTACTTGCAGTTGCAACTGGTGGAACATTAATTCCCCATCTTCCTGATGAATACGGTGAAGTGGTGACGCATCGCGCTGAACAATTACTATCAATTCAACATTCAGTAGATCTTATTCCCGATAGTCGTCTTGTACAAGAAGTTATCGGCGCGATCGCGGTTGATGTTATTTCCTGGCATCATCAAGCTGTACGTACTGTATCTCCAGAATGGCGCGTTACCGGATGGGCAGCAGATGGAGTGATTGAAGCACTCGAACACAAATATCACCCTTGGGCGATCGCACTACAATGGCATCCTGAACTTTCAAGTAGTATTGATCCTTTACAACATCGTATTTTTGAAGCATTCGTTGCCGCAACACGTCAAGCAGCAATGGCTAACCGCGAGTATTAA
- a CDS encoding 2Fe-2S iron-sulfur cluster-binding protein, with amino-acid sequence MFNRKGDKTYKVTLVNEAKRLKTTIEVCENEYILDAAEEQNVELPYACRAGACVVCTGRIIEGSVDQSDHSFLKEKELKAGFALTCRAYPMSDCVIQTHQEDELFELY; translated from the coding sequence ATGTTTAATAGAAAAGGTGACAAAACTTACAAAGTTACGTTAGTTAACGAAGCAAAAAGATTAAAAACTACGATTGAAGTTTGTGAGAACGAGTACATTCTTGATGCTGCTGAGGAGCAGAATGTCGAACTACCCTATGCTTGCCGTGCAGGTGCTTGCGTTGTTTGTACTGGCAGGATTATAGAAGGTTCAGTTGACCAATCCGATCATTCTTTCCTAAAAGAAAAAGAACTTAAGGCTGGATTTGCACTCACTTGTAGAGCTTATCCTATGTCTGATTGCGTCATCCAAACTCACCAGGAAGATGAGTTGTTTGAACTTTACTAG
- a CDS encoding tetratricopeptide repeat protein, producing MQRRLIPSNIKNSHWLEIAETLSVLGSIGGSLVCVVSQQVAFASIPLSLAVALNLVNRKQLIDGIQQSHQTAIAQSVQEKIETQTKFEMLTEQVAQVKQLTTTLGQDMNNLQDYSKSLNNEQTKIAELVDYLQKIETYTQTVRINPQYAEAYYNRGVVYQCLGDKQGAIGDYTEAIRNNPSYAQAYHNRGLIRADLGDKKGAVTDLREAAKYFFEEADIANYHTARDLSKKIHELSVQPTTEVPQQAAVKYLFS from the coding sequence ATGCAAAGACGTTTAATTCCATCAAATATTAAAAATTCCCATTGGTTAGAAATTGCAGAAACTCTGTCGGTGCTTGGTTCTATTGGCGGTTCACTTGTATGTGTAGTTTCCCAACAAGTTGCATTTGCCTCTATTCCACTATCATTAGCCGTGGCGCTAAATCTCGTCAACCGCAAACAGCTTATTGATGGCATCCAGCAGAGTCATCAAACTGCGATCGCCCAGAGTGTACAAGAAAAAATTGAAACCCAGACTAAATTTGAGATGCTAACTGAGCAAGTAGCACAGGTAAAGCAACTAACCACTACCTTGGGTCAAGATATGAATAATCTACAGGATTACAGCAAGAGCCTTAATAACGAGCAGACAAAAATTGCAGAGCTAGTAGATTACTTGCAAAAGATTGAGACTTACACCCAGACTGTTCGTATCAATCCTCAGTATGCCGAAGCTTACTACAACCGAGGTGTTGTCTATCAATGCTTAGGAGATAAGCAGGGGGCGATTGGAGACTACACTGAAGCTATTCGTAACAATCCTAGCTATGCCCAAGCCTATCACAATCGCGGGCTTATTCGTGCTGACCTAGGAGATAAAAAGGGAGCAGTTACAGATTTGCGCGAAGCTGCAAAATACTTTTTTGAAGAAGCGGATATTGCTAACTATCACACCGCAAGGGATCTGAGCAAGAAGATTCACGAGTTGAGTGTGCAACCCACAACTGAAGTTCCTCAACAAGCAGCAGTTAAGTATTTATTTTCTTGA
- a CDS encoding phycobilisome protein, with product MHPEIKTLLYEAEDCYLKPEEIKTFKYHVSSLQARLETYELLCEQEVVIFQPIADQLLKTFPQQQETLERTLKRWLSVLRYCAMAMLLNNQEFLQRRLLEWLTELVQAHQTQEIEMRLYQLLQTQLKELLTEQQLALLQPFLEQAETTLLRSSALTQL from the coding sequence ATGCATCCAGAAATCAAAACGTTACTTTATGAGGCAGAAGATTGCTATCTGAAGCCAGAGGAAATTAAGACTTTTAAGTATCATGTTTCATCCTTGCAAGCGCGCTTAGAAACCTATGAGTTATTGTGCGAGCAAGAGGTAGTTATCTTCCAACCCATCGCCGATCAACTCTTAAAGACCTTTCCCCAACAGCAAGAAACTTTAGAGCGAACCCTGAAACGCTGGCTCTCGGTCTTACGCTACTGCGCCATGGCTATGCTACTAAATAACCAAGAATTTCTCCAGCGACGACTGCTGGAATGGCTGACAGAATTGGTGCAAGCTCATCAAACACAAGAGATTGAAATGAGGCTGTATCAGTTATTGCAGACTCAACTAAAGGAACTTCTTACTGAGCAACAGTTAGCTTTATTACAACCTTTTCTAGAGCAAGCTGAAACTACCCTCTTGAGGTCAAGTGCTTTAACTCAGTTGTAG
- a CDS encoding V4R domain-containing protein, translated as MIAIVDLLKQRLPGNYFATDAYIKGDFEAGLIENRRGDRLLALPETLVQAIYAGIEQETGQAAGVVLFNCGRWWGKNFYARFVEEVSDYYGKPLAEMEMVELLQCLKQCWKTHGWGTFDFDMSYYQQGFLVVKIWNSPFAQQAPQGAQPACFLEAGILSAFFSQLTGRQLHCVQTSCESLEADCNRFVLGMPERLKPAQVWLEEKHEHETVMARLCRSKT; from the coding sequence ATGATTGCTATTGTCGATTTACTTAAACAACGCTTACCAGGAAACTACTTTGCCACGGATGCTTACATCAAAGGTGATTTTGAAGCAGGCTTGATCGAAAACCGTCGAGGCGATCGCCTTTTGGCTTTACCAGAAACTCTAGTTCAGGCTATTTATGCTGGCATCGAACAAGAGACAGGTCAAGCTGCGGGTGTGGTACTTTTCAACTGCGGTCGTTGGTGGGGCAAGAACTTCTATGCTCGCTTTGTTGAAGAAGTTAGTGACTACTATGGCAAGCCACTCGCTGAGATGGAGATGGTGGAGTTACTTCAGTGTCTCAAACAATGTTGGAAAACCCACGGCTGGGGTACTTTTGACTTTGACATGAGCTACTACCAGCAGGGGTTTCTAGTTGTGAAGATCTGGAACTCTCCCTTTGCTCAGCAAGCTCCGCAGGGAGCACAACCAGCGTGTTTTTTGGAAGCAGGCATACTGAGTGCTTTCTTTAGCCAACTCACTGGACGACAACTCCACTGCGTACAAACCTCCTGTGAATCCTTAGAAGCTGATTGCAACCGCTTTGTTTTAGGGATGCCGGAGCGCCTCAAACCTGCACAAGTGTGGTTAGAGGAGAAACATGAGCATGAAACTGTCATGGCTCGACTGTGTAGAAGTAAAACCTAA
- a CDS encoding phycobilisome protein — protein sequence MLTQLTRLSIEADGCYAKAEQLQFLKNYFQSLDQRVSAYEKIRSAEAEIISQVEAKMRALDPNLFCSATGDFTETWRRDIVQLLRYAAAALLFNDQERLREGLLLWHNTIAKSYQFDRTCKTTFTLMPEVIQQYLTLQETALFSPILELNYILLS from the coding sequence ATGTTGACACAACTAACCCGCTTAAGTATAGAAGCCGATGGTTGCTATGCCAAAGCTGAGCAACTCCAGTTTCTCAAAAACTATTTTCAGTCTTTAGATCAGCGTGTAAGTGCCTATGAGAAGATTCGATCTGCCGAAGCAGAAATCATTAGCCAAGTAGAAGCAAAAATGCGCGCCCTTGACCCCAACTTATTTTGTAGTGCTACTGGGGATTTCACAGAAACATGGAGAAGGGATATCGTACAACTGTTACGTTATGCGGCTGCTGCATTGTTATTCAACGATCAGGAGCGTCTACGCGAAGGTCTTTTACTTTGGCACAACACGATCGCCAAGTCTTATCAGTTTGACCGCACCTGCAAGACAACCTTTACATTGATGCCAGAGGTCATTCAGCAGTATCTTACTCTCCAGGAAACAGCTTTATTTTCTCCCATTTTGGAACTTAACTACATCCTACTAAGCTAG
- a CDS encoding pentapeptide repeat-containing protein — protein sequence MTNAANQLLKQGIIQYQSNEFEAALQTWQQARNLYRTYQDLQREGAALGNLGAAYQALGNLPEAIACFEQHLTIAQRIADNKGQVNALLNLRNAYLALDDAVKASEYHQQQLVLAQEILTQATADDFTKVATMLGLNPIEDFAGANLSGANLSNTNLKAANLQAAKLSSCNLSYANLNSANLAHAILNDADLKLADLSRTNLYNACLVNANLSNANLRDANLQGADLQNADLRCLMPRANLSGAILTSANLCSAYLQNTNLRGANFKGALLQQADLSGADLSHADLTRVELNNVQVENTQIQNVKGLSAEIKRYLLERGAIADG from the coding sequence ATGACTAATGCTGCCAATCAATTACTCAAACAAGGAATTATCCAATATCAATCAAACGAGTTTGAGGCAGCATTGCAAACTTGGCAACAGGCACGAAATTTGTACCGCACATACCAAGACTTACAACGTGAAGGTGCCGCGTTAGGAAATTTAGGTGCAGCGTATCAAGCTTTGGGAAATTTACCAGAAGCGATCGCTTGTTTTGAACAACACTTGACGATAGCGCAGCGCATAGCGGATAACAAAGGTCAAGTTAATGCACTATTGAATTTGAGAAATGCTTACTTAGCCCTAGATGATGCTGTTAAAGCAAGTGAGTACCATCAGCAACAGTTAGTTTTAGCACAAGAAATACTAACTCAAGCCACAGCTGATGATTTTACAAAAGTTGCCACAATGCTTGGTTTAAACCCAATCGAGGATTTTGCTGGAGCTAACTTAAGTGGTGCTAATCTTAGCAACACAAATCTCAAAGCGGCAAATTTGCAAGCCGCTAAATTAAGTAGTTGCAATCTGAGTTATGCGAATCTCAATTCTGCTAATTTAGCGCACGCAATTCTCAATGATGCCGATCTCAAACTTGCTGATTTGAGTCGTACTAACTTATATAATGCCTGTTTAGTCAATGCTAATCTCAGTAATGCCAATCTCCGTGATGCTAACTTGCAAGGTGCAGATTTGCAAAATGCCGATTTACGCTGTTTAATGCCCCGTGCTAATCTCAGTGGGGCAATTCTAACTAGCGCTAACCTATGCAGTGCTTACTTGCAAAATACTAACCTTCGTGGTGCTAATTTCAAGGGCGCGCTACTGCAACAAGCGGATCTAAGTGGTGCAGATTTGAGTCATGCAGACTTAACTCGTGTTGAACTTAATAATGTACAAGTAGAAAACACTCAAATACAAAATGTCAAGGGACTTTCTGCTGAGATAAAACGTTACTTGCTAGAACGTGGTGCTATTGCTGATGGTTGA
- a CDS encoding type II toxin-antitoxin system HigB family toxin, with amino-acid sequence MHVITRSRLVEFWKKHPDSQTSLLLWYKLTVNANWQNFVELREVFPSADQVGKLIVFNIGGNKYRLITFVDYTYQKVFVRYVLTHSEYDKEDWKKDSWYR; translated from the coding sequence ATGCACGTTATTACTCGTTCCCGTCTTGTTGAGTTTTGGAAAAAACATCCTGATTCTCAAACGAGTTTGCTTCTCTGGTACAAACTTACAGTTAATGCAAATTGGCAAAATTTTGTAGAGTTGCGCGAAGTTTTTCCCTCGGCTGACCAAGTTGGCAAGTTGATAGTTTTTAATATTGGTGGTAACAAATATCGCTTAATCACTTTTGTTGATTACACATACCAAAAAGTATTTGTTCGCTACGTTCTGACTCACTCTGAGTATGACAAAGAGGATTGGAAAAAAGATAGTTGGTATAGGTAA